The following proteins are co-located in the Dyadobacter chenwenxiniae genome:
- a CDS encoding outer membrane beta-barrel family protein, which translates to MNDIVERPNPILGRGQRVTTTPGVQAGLSIDYKLNRYNNIGLIYNASDSKSLTTLNNKSSYHTGDNLDSILNTTANISRPLFTQTLNAYHDLKIDTTGKKLSSSVSFFTNKPSIRNDFVSESENTSAPVRNNSVSRYDIWSIQSDLTLPYKWVIIETGIKFANFNNGADVAYYNYVHDEFLLDKTRSNEFNYTENNLASYVSMESELSKKWTAKVGLRYEYTTMDGYSPTLEQRSKRSYGALFPTAYLLYKASGSDVISFNYSRRINRPGLNFLNPFAFYSNIYSYSVGNPLLLPSYSNNWEISYLYKGWFSFTAFTQHSSDIFSSITTVNGPSVVSRIENYLAQDNLGAYVSFNRALFKWWDNSTSASFFFTSSNSKIEDIPTQNGTSTSLSVNNSFKATPKLSFYLNYSQNLPSTGGNVYTYSQSNLTIGTRLKLLNSNLILSSSFFIGSVSKYDIRFIDFVQSVKTDYDYKTFNLGLTYLFGRSKVSGNNRNVLFDEKRRAQ; encoded by the coding sequence TTGAACGATATAGTCGAGAGACCGAACCCAATCCTTGGCCGCGGCCAGCGTGTAACAACGACACCAGGTGTACAGGCTGGTTTGAGTATTGATTACAAATTGAATAGATATAATAATATCGGGCTTATTTACAATGCATCAGACAGTAAGTCGCTCACTACCTTGAATAATAAGAGCAGCTATCATACAGGCGATAATCTTGACTCGATTTTGAATACAACGGCCAACATTTCAAGGCCATTGTTCACGCAGACCTTGAATGCATACCACGATCTGAAGATTGATACAACCGGTAAAAAATTAAGCAGTTCTGTCAGCTTTTTTACAAACAAACCGAGCATACGAAACGATTTCGTTTCTGAATCCGAAAATACCTCTGCCCCAGTTCGAAATAATAGCGTTTCAAGATATGACATCTGGTCAATTCAATCAGACCTGACATTGCCTTATAAGTGGGTGATAATAGAGACAGGGATTAAATTTGCCAATTTTAATAACGGCGCGGATGTGGCATATTATAATTACGTCCATGATGAATTCTTGCTGGATAAGACGCGCAGTAACGAATTCAACTATACCGAAAATAACCTGGCCTCTTATGTCAGCATGGAGTCTGAACTGTCAAAAAAATGGACAGCCAAAGTAGGATTACGCTATGAATATACGACAATGGATGGCTATTCGCCGACTTTGGAACAGCGTAGTAAGCGCAGTTATGGCGCTTTGTTTCCCACAGCCTATCTCCTTTACAAAGCAAGCGGGAGTGATGTTATTTCTTTTAATTATTCGAGGAGGATCAATCGTCCGGGCCTGAATTTCTTAAACCCTTTTGCATTCTATTCAAATATTTACAGTTATTCCGTGGGAAATCCGCTTCTCCTTCCTTCATATAGTAACAACTGGGAAATCAGCTATTTGTATAAAGGTTGGTTTTCTTTTACCGCATTTACACAACATAGCAGTGATATATTTTCATCAATCACCACGGTTAATGGACCGTCGGTAGTTTCGAGGATAGAAAATTATTTAGCTCAGGACAACCTGGGCGCCTACGTATCGTTTAACCGGGCACTATTCAAATGGTGGGACAATAGCACCTCAGCCTCTTTTTTCTTTACATCCTCAAACTCTAAAATAGAAGACATTCCTACCCAAAATGGCACTTCCACGTCACTTAGCGTCAACAATAGTTTCAAGGCAACTCCCAAGTTGAGTTTTTATCTCAATTACAGCCAAAATCTTCCCTCAACCGGCGGAAATGTTTACACATACAGTCAAAGCAATCTAACAATCGGCACCAGATTGAAGTTACTCAATAGCAATTTGATACTTAGCTCATCCTTTTTTATTGGCAGTGTATCCAAATATGATATACGTTTCATCGATTTTGTACAGAGCGTAAAAACGGACTACGATTATAAAACCTTCAACCTTGGCCTTACCTATTTGTTCGGAAGATCAAAGGTTTCGGGAAATAACAGGAACGTACTTTTTGATGAGAAAAGAAGAGCTCAATAG